The following coding sequences lie in one Niabella agricola genomic window:
- a CDS encoding murein L,D-transpeptidase catalytic domain-containing protein, which yields MRKLFILVSLLLLAGGFIYYHRDEAGRNVPVAAAARPAPWAPAASQLTVIKTVIRNRHFNPNRALLINMQQPSSQKRFYVYDLNEDTVIASGLVTHGRCNERWLEGRRYSNKVGSHCTALGNYRIGSPYQGKFGLAYKLYGLDSSNNNAFERFVVLHSHACVPETAVHYEICQSDGCPTVSPGFLKTLQPVIDASPQPLLLSIFDGSVSDD from the coding sequence ATGAGAAAGCTGTTTATACTCGTGAGCCTGCTCCTGCTTGCCGGTGGTTTTATTTACTATCATCGGGATGAGGCCGGCCGTAATGTTCCAGTCGCTGCTGCTGCCCGGCCGGCACCCTGGGCGCCCGCTGCATCACAATTGACCGTGATCAAAACCGTTATCCGGAACCGGCATTTTAATCCGAACCGGGCATTGCTGATCAACATGCAGCAGCCTTCTTCCCAGAAACGCTTTTATGTGTACGACTTGAACGAGGATACGGTTATAGCCTCCGGACTGGTAACGCATGGGCGGTGCAATGAACGATGGCTGGAGGGAAGAAGGTACAGCAATAAAGTGGGAAGTCACTGCACTGCTCTGGGCAACTACCGCATAGGAAGCCCTTACCAGGGAAAATTCGGACTGGCCTATAAGCTATACGGGCTTGACAGCAGCAACAATAACGCCTTTGAACGGTTTGTGGTGCTGCATTCCCATGCCTGTGTACCCGAAACAGCAGTACATTACGAGATTTGTCAAAGCGACGGCTGTCCTACCGTAAGCCCCGGTTTTTTAAAAACCCTGCAACCGGTCATTGACGCCTCACCTCAACCCCTGCTGCTTTCCATATTTGACGGATCCGTTTCCGATGATTAG
- the trpS gene encoding tryptophan--tRNA ligase yields MSKKGAIVLSGVRPTGHLHLGNYFGALRNYVKMQDEYNCYFFIADLHSLTTHPDTKELREHVLSVTSYYLASGLDPDKCVLYCQSDLPQTTELYLYLNMLAYKGELEKTTTFKDKVKLQPENVNAGLLTYPVLMASDILIHRAMYVPVGKDQEQHLEMTRTFGNRFNHRYGEVFPEPQAFNFGEQLLKVPSLDGAGKMSKSENQYATIYLSDDDDMIRKKVMKAKTDSGPTEPNSEKPDYIVNIFDLMKLVSAPELIEKYEADFNACTIRYGDLKKQLAEDMVRFISPIREKAKAIREDERALSIILKVGAQKAAENAEKTMDLVRRAMGLKYF; encoded by the coding sequence ATGAGTAAAAAAGGAGCAATCGTTTTAAGTGGGGTACGGCCAACCGGACACCTCCATTTGGGGAATTATTTTGGCGCATTACGGAATTATGTAAAAATGCAGGATGAATACAATTGTTATTTTTTTATAGCCGACCTGCATTCACTAACCACTCATCCGGATACAAAGGAATTAAGAGAACATGTACTTTCTGTAACTTCTTATTACCTGGCCAGCGGACTGGACCCGGATAAATGTGTACTCTATTGCCAAAGCGACCTGCCGCAAACAACGGAGCTGTATCTTTATCTAAATATGCTGGCCTATAAGGGAGAACTGGAAAAAACCACCACGTTTAAGGACAAGGTAAAACTGCAGCCGGAAAACGTAAACGCCGGGCTGCTCACCTATCCCGTACTGATGGCTTCCGACATCCTCATCCACCGCGCTATGTATGTGCCTGTGGGAAAGGACCAGGAGCAACACCTGGAAATGACGCGTACCTTCGGCAACCGTTTTAACCACCGTTATGGCGAGGTATTTCCGGAACCCCAGGCATTCAACTTCGGAGAACAATTGCTGAAAGTACCCAGCCTGGACGGTGCGGGAAAAATGAGCAAGAGCGAGAACCAGTATGCAACCATTTATTTGTCGGACGACGATGATATGATCCGGAAAAAAGTAATGAAGGCGAAAACAGATTCCGGGCCCACGGAGCCTAACTCCGAAAAACCGGATTATATCGTAAATATCTTTGATCTGATGAAACTGGTAAGCGCTCCGGAGCTTATTGAAAAATATGAAGCCGATTTTAATGCCTGTACCATCCGTTACGGAGATCTGAAAAAACAGTTGGCCGAGGACATGGTACGCTTTATCAGTCCAATCCGGGAAAAAGCAAAAGCCATCCGGGAAGATGAACGCGCCTTGAGCATTATTTTAAAAGTGGGTGCGCAGAAAGCAGCGGAAAATGCTGAAAAAACCATGGACCTGGTGCGCAGGGCGATGGGCTTAAAATACTTCTAA
- a CDS encoding deoxynucleoside kinase has product MAKSKSKPKHIAIAGNIGAGKTTLTEMLSKHYKWIPNFEDVDHNPYLMDFYDDMPRWSFNLQIYFLNSRLKQLIDIQNGTETVIQDRTIYEDANIFAPNLHEMGLMSKRDFDNYYQFFQTLKSMVNPPDLMIYLNASVPTLVGQIQKRGREYEENIRLDYLKRLNEYYNKWIGSYKEGKLLIIDVDKNNFADNVEDFGKIISKIDSQLYGLF; this is encoded by the coding sequence ATGGCTAAATCAAAATCCAAACCCAAGCACATTGCCATAGCCGGCAATATTGGCGCCGGTAAAACCACCTTAACAGAAATGTTGAGCAAACACTATAAGTGGATCCCTAATTTTGAGGATGTGGATCACAATCCCTACCTGATGGATTTCTATGACGATATGCCCCGCTGGAGCTTTAACCTGCAGATCTACTTCCTGAACAGCCGGTTAAAGCAACTGATCGATATCCAGAACGGCACAGAAACCGTTATACAGGACCGTACCATTTATGAAGACGCCAATATTTTTGCGCCGAACCTTCATGAAATGGGGCTGATGAGCAAGCGGGACTTTGACAACTACTATCAATTTTTCCAGACCCTGAAATCGATGGTGAACCCACCAGACCTGATGATTTACCTGAACGCCTCTGTGCCTACCCTGGTAGGACAAATCCAGAAACGCGGCCGGGAATATGAAGAAAATATCCGGCTGGATTATTTAAAGCGGCTGAATGAATATTATAATAAATGGATCGGCTCTTACAAGGAAGGTAAATTGCTGATTATTGATGTAGACAAAAACAATTTTGCCGATAACGTGGAGGATTTTGGAAAGATCATTTCCAAGATCGATTCGCAACTATACGGGTTGTTTTAG
- a CDS encoding RagB/SusD family nutrient uptake outer membrane protein — MNYKFTSILLVSLLVMASCSKNWVDSKPQGQASTAYQWDGEKNVNEAIGALYVPMKNEGTWGRNLFWMQNASDDLIVGRSKADGENIKNFICSGNEGYMKDGWNDLYWMLNKANQAIGGAANATNISNDLKNRVLGEAYFMRAFAHFWLAYLWGHKDQGVPYDAIENPEFGKRMLPQLKSVTDNYAAIAADLQKAADLLPLFSTYDDTNKGRAHKAAALGYLVKTYAYWAQFDNSKWALIPAICDRIKNECGRALITGKATPAENYRAVFKIANNWSSEYIWSVTSGNLGGSEFMGVVLENKGWGIYNGWGYFQPTEELYDEYEANDPRREATILKFGDKFTFFGVERAYSSTNSLSGFQINKYMEPYSYGSNSDPKTNDKINQNGDYPTTALNLPLMRYAEILLFKAEALIQQGKNGEAAAPLNEVRARVGLLPIANPTLNDLKHERRCELACEWTDRLMDLKRWNDVAKINAPLHGRIHADKSNPASAYTIQQVWPARNYTQAKMAWPIAPDEINRTGGAYKQTPGW; from the coding sequence ATGAACTATAAATTTACTTCCATATTGCTCGTGAGCTTATTGGTAATGGCTTCCTGCAGCAAGAATTGGGTAGACTCAAAACCACAGGGGCAAGCCTCCACGGCTTACCAATGGGACGGAGAAAAGAATGTGAATGAGGCTATTGGCGCTTTATACGTGCCTATGAAGAATGAAGGCACCTGGGGGCGCAACCTGTTCTGGATGCAGAATGCCAGCGATGACCTGATCGTGGGGCGCTCCAAGGCCGATGGTGAGAACATCAAGAATTTTATCTGCTCCGGTAACGAAGGCTATATGAAAGATGGCTGGAACGATCTTTACTGGATGTTGAACAAGGCCAACCAGGCTATTGGCGGTGCTGCAAATGCTACCAATATTTCGAACGATCTTAAAAACCGGGTATTAGGCGAGGCCTATTTTATGCGTGCTTTTGCCCATTTCTGGCTGGCCTATCTCTGGGGGCATAAAGATCAGGGGGTGCCCTATGACGCCATCGAGAACCCTGAGTTTGGCAAACGGATGCTTCCGCAGTTAAAATCGGTTACGGACAACTACGCGGCCATTGCCGCGGATCTGCAAAAGGCCGCCGACCTGTTACCATTGTTCAGTACCTATGATGACACCAATAAAGGACGGGCCCATAAGGCGGCTGCACTGGGCTACCTGGTGAAAACCTATGCTTACTGGGCACAGTTTGACAATAGTAAATGGGCCCTGATCCCCGCTATTTGCGACCGGATCAAGAATGAATGTGGCCGGGCATTGATCACCGGCAAGGCAACACCGGCGGAAAATTACCGTGCTGTTTTTAAAATTGCCAATAACTGGAGCAGTGAGTACATCTGGTCCGTAACATCCGGTAACCTGGGTGGATCCGAATTCATGGGTGTGGTGCTCGAAAACAAAGGCTGGGGCATCTACAATGGCTGGGGTTATTTTCAGCCAACCGAAGAACTATACGATGAATATGAAGCGAATGACCCCCGCCGGGAAGCCACCATTTTAAAATTTGGAGATAAGTTTACTTTTTTTGGTGTGGAAAGAGCCTATTCTTCTACAAACAGTCTCTCCGGCTTCCAGATCAATAAATACATGGAGCCCTATAGCTATGGCTCCAACAGCGATCCCAAAACCAATGACAAGATTAACCAGAATGGTGACTATCCCACTACCGCGTTAAACCTGCCCCTGATGCGCTATGCCGAGATCCTCTTGTTTAAAGCCGAGGCGTTGATTCAACAAGGTAAGAACGGTGAGGCGGCTGCACCATTGAACGAGGTGCGGGCAAGGGTGGGCCTGCTGCCGATCGCAAATCCCACGCTCAACGACCTGAAGCATGAACGTCGTTGTGAACTGGCCTGTGAGTGGACAGACCGGCTGATGGACCTGAAACGCTGGAATGATGTGGCAAAGATCAACGCCCCGTTACATGGACGTATTCACGCAGACAAATCCAACCCGGCCTCGGCCTATACCATACAGCAGGTTTGGCCGGCGCGCAATTATACCCAGGCAAAGATGGCCTGGCCTATTGCGCCGGATGAGATCAATCGTACCGGGGGCGCTTATAAACAAACGCCGGGTTGGTGA
- a CDS encoding SusC/RagA family TonB-linked outer membrane protein gives MKQLRIVLLWLACVPCIAFGQGGGTNSATGVVKNEKGEPMAGASVLLQKADDPSKGLTTATNQNGIFQFNNIPPGAGYRFIVSYVGYQSDTLAGYEVNANSRISISVELQPSGSALDKVVVIGYGSMRKKDLSAAVATVPDLEQAKSRPVLSVENMMQGKVPGITVTNDGGHPDRGAKVVIRGIGNRSGESPLYVVDGVPNAPYNPADVESITILKDAASAAIYGAFSGAAGVILITTRQAKKGEPSVEYAGFAGAKKAWRLPQSLTAQKEAEVANLAAANAGSQPLDGWNAAKNPYAQETRTDWIGSIFRTGLIQRHTVTVNAGTEKFSTLFQGRYEENQGTLLNTYAKNMSLRFNAGYQIAPNVKFRQELFYNNSDSRGTATESGYSGTILSAIYMPRSATPYYADGSFGGVGPRESAYLGIHGDVINPVATLLRNKPDNKGIDIQSVSELAVTNLFTRGLSFITRFSYRQGQTLYKNFTPRRTEPGKPNNANQLDYKTDKTNNWIWENTLNYARVFNQHSLGLMLSTTAQQNSAKGFSASAKTFDNEATWAQFFAFAGNFTDIQPADWDWRDRNLSYVGRFSYSWADRYFMTASLRNDIAQRLPVNNRSKYFPGVTAAWKLSSEPFFNVDAVNLLKIRASWGRIGNISSIGDLYYAYPSLSRDNMYQVGNGGLQTFVYYLASKNNPKLNWETSEQKDLGIDLSLLQDRLTITADYFDKLTIDLLKLQDDQWPNSMGFGAPWINRGKIKNTGFEFSASWRGRINELNYELNGNFATLKNRVAYIDENPKSSWNDGPTWRGTMQAYRSVVGQPYNSFWLYQTGGIFQTDAEAAAYVGPDGKRIQGEAKAGDLKFIDQNGDGKLNDDDRVFMGNAFPKVTYGFTANASWRNFDFSMFWQGVGGVKLFHVFKESTLNASEQGYNRWDKILEAWSPTNTGGTIPRISANDPNKNFQTPSDWYLEDGDYLRLKSLVLGYNFNKLYRNMKLRVYISGDNLLTFTKYSGMDPEVGGFGFDGGQFPVSRIYAAGVRLTF, from the coding sequence ATGAAGCAATTACGCATCGTACTGCTATGGCTTGCCTGTGTCCCATGTATTGCATTTGGGCAGGGCGGCGGAACCAACTCGGCAACGGGTGTAGTAAAAAATGAGAAAGGAGAGCCGATGGCCGGAGCCTCGGTGCTTCTGCAAAAAGCAGATGACCCCTCGAAGGGACTAACTACAGCAACCAACCAGAACGGGATCTTTCAATTCAATAATATTCCCCCGGGGGCCGGGTACCGTTTTATTGTGAGTTATGTAGGATATCAGTCTGATACCCTTGCTGGGTATGAGGTAAATGCAAATAGCCGTATTTCCATCAGTGTGGAGCTGCAGCCCAGTGGCAGTGCCCTGGATAAAGTAGTGGTGATCGGTTACGGCTCTATGCGTAAGAAGGATCTTTCTGCAGCGGTGGCAACGGTGCCCGACCTGGAGCAGGCCAAGAGCCGGCCGGTGCTGAGTGTAGAAAACATGATGCAGGGAAAAGTGCCGGGCATTACTGTAACCAATGATGGAGGTCACCCCGACAGGGGAGCCAAAGTGGTAATCCGGGGAATTGGTAACCGGAGTGGGGAAAGCCCCTTATACGTGGTAGACGGAGTGCCCAATGCACCATATAACCCGGCTGATGTGGAATCGATTACCATTTTAAAAGACGCGGCTTCCGCGGCTATTTACGGGGCTTTTTCCGGTGCGGCCGGCGTAATCCTTATTACTACAAGGCAGGCAAAAAAAGGCGAGCCCTCTGTAGAATATGCGGGTTTTGCCGGTGCCAAAAAGGCCTGGCGTTTACCCCAGTCTTTAACCGCGCAAAAAGAAGCAGAAGTAGCCAACTTAGCGGCCGCCAATGCGGGCTCCCAACCACTGGATGGATGGAATGCCGCTAAAAACCCCTATGCACAGGAAACCCGCACCGACTGGATCGGCTCTATCTTCCGCACCGGCCTCATACAGCGGCACACGGTAACGGTCAATGCCGGTACCGAAAAATTCAGCACCCTGTTCCAGGGGCGTTATGAAGAAAACCAGGGTACCCTGTTAAACACTTATGCAAAGAATATGTCGTTGCGGTTCAACGCCGGTTACCAGATTGCTCCCAATGTAAAATTCCGGCAGGAGCTGTTTTATAATAATAGTGACAGCCGCGGTACGGCTACAGAAAGCGGGTATAGCGGTACTATCCTGTCTGCCATCTATATGCCACGTTCTGCCACGCCCTATTATGCGGATGGAAGTTTTGGTGGCGTAGGCCCGCGGGAATCGGCCTACCTGGGTATTCATGGCGATGTGATCAACCCGGTAGCCACCCTGCTGCGAAATAAGCCCGATAACAAGGGCATAGACATCCAGTCTGTTTCAGAACTGGCTGTTACAAATTTATTCACAAGGGGCCTTTCCTTTATCACGCGCTTCTCTTACCGCCAGGGTCAGACCCTGTATAAAAACTTTACGCCCCGCCGTACGGAACCGGGTAAACCCAATAATGCCAACCAGCTTGATTATAAAACAGATAAAACAAACAACTGGATCTGGGAAAATACGCTGAATTATGCGCGGGTATTTAACCAACATAGCCTGGGACTGATGCTTTCTACCACGGCTCAGCAGAATAGCGCAAAAGGATTTAGTGCTTCTGCAAAAACATTTGACAATGAAGCTACCTGGGCGCAATTCTTTGCCTTTGCCGGTAATTTTACAGACATTCAGCCTGCCGACTGGGACTGGAGAGACCGCAACCTGTCTTATGTAGGACGGTTTTCCTATAGCTGGGCCGACCGGTATTTTATGACGGCCAGTCTGCGGAATGATATTGCCCAGCGTTTACCGGTAAACAATCGTTCCAAATATTTCCCGGGGGTAACAGCCGCCTGGAAGCTGAGCTCGGAGCCGTTTTTTAACGTAGATGCGGTGAATCTGCTGAAGATCCGCGCCAGCTGGGGACGTATCGGAAATATCAGTTCCATCGGCGATCTTTATTATGCCTACCCCAGCCTGTCAAGAGATAATATGTACCAGGTAGGTAATGGTGGCTTGCAGACCTTTGTGTATTACCTGGCCAGCAAGAATAATCCGAAACTGAACTGGGAAACTTCTGAGCAAAAGGATCTTGGTATCGATCTCAGCCTGTTGCAGGACCGGTTGACTATTACCGCTGATTATTTTGATAAGCTAACCATTGACCTTTTAAAACTGCAAGACGATCAGTGGCCTAATTCGATGGGATTTGGTGCGCCCTGGATCAACCGGGGTAAGATTAAAAATACGGGCTTTGAATTCAGCGCTAGCTGGCGGGGCCGCATTAATGAACTGAACTATGAGCTGAACGGAAACTTTGCAACCCTCAAAAACCGGGTAGCTTATATTGACGAAAATCCAAAATCCTCATGGAATGATGGGCCAACCTGGAGAGGCACTATGCAAGCCTATCGCTCTGTAGTGGGCCAACCCTATAACTCCTTCTGGCTTTACCAGACGGGGGGTATCTTTCAAACCGATGCTGAAGCTGCAGCCTATGTAGGGCCCGATGGCAAACGGATACAGGGAGAAGCCAAGGCCGGTGATTTGAAATTTATTGATCAGAACGGGGATGGTAAACTGAACGACGATGACCGTGTATTTATGGGTAATGCCTTTCCAAAGGTAACCTATGGCTTTACAGCCAATGCCAGCTGGCGGAATTTTGATTTCAGCATGTTCTGGCAGGGCGTAGGCGGGGTGAAGCTCTTCCACGTATTTAAAGAATCTACCCTCAACGCTTCGGAGCAGGGCTATAACCGCTGGGATAAGATACTGGAGGCATGGTCGCCCACCAATACTGGCGGAACCATTCCCCGTATTTCTGCTAATGATCCCAATAAGAATTTTCAGACGCCCTCCGACTGGTACCTGGAAGATGGCGATTACCTGCGGCTGAAAAGCCTGGTGCTGGGCTATAATTTTAACAAGCTGTACCGGAATATGAAACTGCGCGTATATATCAGCGGGGATAACCTGCTCACCTTTACCAAATACTCGGGCATGGATCCGGAAGTGGGTGGCTTTGGATTTGATGGCGGTCAGTTTCCTGTGTCAAGAATTTATGCAGCAGGTGTGCGCCTGACGTTTTAA
- a CDS encoding FecR family protein: MEVSPELLQRFFEGHCSKEQEAGIREWLVRHPEVLAPYMTEQNWEQFQAGGSIPAAASERMQRYVLRKMRTRSRYLQWSAAAVLAGLLAGLAYLQMQRKEMPFVPEAVAMTCIQVVNSSFVVKNVKLPDGSQAALAPGSMLEYDSVFGLRRDVQLAGNASFSVAKDRSRPFCVHTRNINVTALGTVFSIEDKDTLLTSVRLLEGKVVVKREPHVAKKIPEVFLKPGQELLFNNEDFSNRVQRFGDKPLPEKTDAAHAEGPITTILEFNNEPMDAVFKKIEQQYHIKIAFNEAAVKDMRFTGMYRPSSETIEQFLNTLVLLNHLQMEKTKTGFQIRAEE, encoded by the coding sequence ATGGAAGTCTCTCCGGAATTATTACAACGCTTTTTTGAAGGGCATTGCTCGAAGGAGCAGGAGGCCGGAATCAGGGAATGGCTGGTAAGGCATCCGGAGGTGTTGGCGCCTTATATGACCGAGCAAAACTGGGAGCAGTTCCAGGCAGGGGGCTCCATACCCGCTGCGGCGTCGGAGCGGATGCAGCGGTATGTGCTCAGAAAAATGCGCACACGCTCACGCTACCTGCAATGGAGCGCCGCTGCTGTGTTAGCGGGATTGCTGGCAGGACTCGCATATCTTCAAATGCAACGGAAGGAAATGCCTTTTGTACCCGAGGCGGTGGCTATGACCTGTATACAGGTTGTCAATTCCTCTTTCGTGGTAAAAAATGTAAAGCTTCCAGATGGTTCGCAGGCAGCACTGGCTCCGGGAAGTATGCTGGAGTACGATTCTGTATTTGGACTTCGGAGAGATGTGCAGCTAGCTGGAAATGCTTCCTTTTCGGTGGCGAAAGACCGGTCCAGGCCCTTTTGTGTACATACCCGTAATATTAATGTAACGGCACTGGGAACCGTGTTTAGTATTGAAGATAAAGATACCTTGTTGACCAGTGTCCGGCTACTGGAAGGCAAAGTGGTGGTAAAAAGAGAACCGCATGTGGCTAAAAAGATCCCTGAAGTATTCCTGAAGCCCGGCCAGGAGTTGTTGTTTAACAATGAAGATTTCTCCAACAGGGTACAACGGTTCGGCGATAAACCGTTGCCTGAAAAAACGGACGCCGCACATGCCGAAGGCCCCATTACAACCATACTGGAGTTCAATAATGAACCCATGGATGCCGTGTTTAAAAAAATAGAACAACAGTATCATATAAAGATTGCCTTCAATGAGGCGGCAGTAAAAGATATGCGTTTTACCGGTATGTACCGGCCTTCTTCAGAAACGATCGAGCAGTTTCTGAATACGCTTGTATTGTTAAATCATCTTCAAATGGAAAAAACAAAAACTGGTTTCCAGATCCGTGCCGAAGAGTAA
- a CDS encoding RNA polymerase sigma factor: protein MLQKIREGDQGSFHEFYNLYHERLYQYIYMYTRSEWLAEETVQLSFIKIWEQRKKLSTEYSLSTQLFRVAKSTLIDLLRKNKIREVVQLPHPEAHPETLSVITAIEMKDDLKRVMKTIHDLPMMQQQVLTETRINDLSHKETAALLSISAKTVETHVTRAVRRLRKTLSVFF, encoded by the coding sequence ATGCTTCAGAAAATCAGGGAAGGGGATCAGGGGTCATTTCACGAGTTTTACAACTTGTATCATGAGCGCTTGTATCAATACATTTATATGTATACCCGTTCGGAATGGCTGGCCGAAGAAACGGTGCAACTGAGTTTTATTAAAATATGGGAGCAACGGAAAAAATTATCCACAGAATACAGTCTTTCCACCCAACTATTCAGGGTTGCTAAAAGTACCCTGATCGACCTGTTGCGCAAAAATAAAATCCGCGAAGTGGTTCAGCTGCCGCATCCGGAAGCTCATCCTGAAACGCTTTCAGTAATCACTGCTATTGAAATGAAGGATGATCTGAAACGGGTGATGAAAACCATTCATGATCTGCCGATGATGCAGCAACAGGTGCTGACCGAAACCCGTATCAACGACCTTTCTCATAAAGAAACTGCGGCCCTGCTTTCTATTTCCGCCAAAACCGTTGAAACCCATGTTACAAGAGCCGTTCGCCGGCTGAGAAAAACCCTTTCTGTATTTTTTTAA